One part of the Terrimicrobium sacchariphilum genome encodes these proteins:
- a CDS encoding NAD(P)/FAD-dependent oxidoreductase produces the protein MVVVIGAGLAGLACARSLQHAGREVIVLEANSEVGGRVRHERINGYTCDLGFQVIMDSYTSLRAHVDLSALRPRYFDSGAIMWDHRKFYQVHNPLKHPTSAGAAFATSALTWLDKARITKMVADLLLSVDTDLESLEDPEETTLQLLKKRGVSEMALRRFFRPFFGGVFLDDTLSAPASLFRFYLKKFASGRVFVPAEGVGALPAQMASRLLPGSLRLDSPVQSMEVKGGKSASIFLTGDRIVHASRVVIATAEPTTRRLIQDTTPCRAHTSTRVVYFSSRKSLYPERMLVLPAGEERLVRHFVQITNIVPEYAPDGAHLISATILKDQGLSPEDIIARAQAEVSEIFPHAADSLRFVHQRHVPYATVKAGPPPVSPWPNVHLAGDQVSSSSIDAAIRSGENAARLILESH, from the coding sequence GTGGTCGTAGTCATAGGAGCAGGATTGGCAGGACTGGCGTGCGCTCGCAGTTTGCAGCATGCCGGTAGAGAGGTGATTGTCCTCGAGGCAAATTCGGAAGTCGGAGGCAGAGTCCGACACGAGCGCATCAATGGATACACCTGTGATCTGGGCTTTCAGGTCATCATGGATTCCTACACCAGCCTGCGGGCGCATGTTGACCTTTCCGCTCTCCGCCCACGGTATTTCGACTCTGGTGCCATCATGTGGGATCACCGGAAGTTTTATCAGGTTCACAACCCTCTGAAGCACCCCACGTCGGCCGGCGCCGCTTTTGCAACTTCCGCCCTCACCTGGCTCGACAAGGCTCGGATCACCAAAATGGTGGCAGATCTCCTGCTCTCCGTGGATACAGATCTCGAGAGTCTCGAAGATCCCGAAGAAACCACCCTTCAGCTCCTAAAAAAAAGGGGCGTTAGCGAGATGGCCCTGAGGAGATTTTTCCGCCCATTCTTCGGAGGTGTATTCCTGGATGATACGCTGAGCGCTCCCGCATCGCTCTTCCGCTTTTATTTAAAGAAATTCGCCTCCGGGCGGGTGTTTGTTCCTGCCGAGGGTGTCGGAGCACTGCCCGCGCAGATGGCCTCGCGATTGCTTCCCGGTTCGCTACGCCTGGACAGCCCCGTACAAAGCATGGAGGTGAAAGGAGGTAAGAGCGCGAGTATTTTTCTCACCGGAGACCGCATTGTTCACGCCTCGCGGGTCGTGATCGCCACCGCAGAACCCACGACCCGGAGACTGATCCAGGACACCACGCCCTGCCGGGCTCACACTTCAACCCGTGTCGTGTATTTTTCCTCGCGCAAAAGCCTTTATCCAGAGCGAATGCTCGTTCTCCCGGCGGGAGAAGAACGTCTGGTGCGGCATTTCGTACAGATCACCAACATCGTGCCCGAGTATGCGCCGGACGGCGCTCACCTGATCAGCGCGACGATCCTGAAAGACCAGGGTCTGAGTCCTGAGGACATCATTGCTCGCGCCCAAGCGGAAGTTTCAGAGATCTTCCCCCATGCGGCGGACTCTCTCAGGTTCGTCCATCAGCGCCACGTGCCCTACGCGACCGTGAAAGCCGGACCTCCCCCGGTGTCTCCCTGGCCCAACGTTCATCTCGCTGGGGACCAGGTCTCCAGCAGCAGTATCGATGCCGCGATTCGATCCGGTGAAAATGCGGCCCGGCTTATTCTGGAATCCCACTAA
- a CDS encoding NAD(+)/NADH kinase, protein MIGLIAHTEKTEAAEQVRAMIGALQEKKVGFLLEKSTAEIAGILSDLDERALARQCDLLVVMGGDGTILRVVHKIGEDIKPIFGINIGSLGFLTCAAATEIPRAVESITRKDYILSQRSLLLTELISSGGKIRKMYGLNDVVISRGERSQLVKLRVKIDGAELTDYNADGLIIATPTGSTAYSLSAGGPILMPDSGGFVITPICPHVLTNRSTVVSDRSIITSELIVAEHSVFVTVDGQGNHAMHLGDTLRISQSDRRLPLVMLPEKLFPEVLRQKLKWSGSNV, encoded by the coding sequence GTGATCGGACTCATCGCCCATACCGAAAAAACGGAAGCAGCCGAGCAGGTGCGCGCCATGATCGGCGCCCTGCAGGAAAAAAAGGTCGGCTTCCTCCTTGAAAAATCCACTGCCGAGATCGCAGGCATACTGTCCGACCTGGATGAGCGCGCTCTGGCCCGCCAGTGCGACCTGCTGGTCGTAATGGGTGGCGATGGCACAATTCTGCGCGTCGTTCACAAAATCGGCGAGGACATCAAGCCCATCTTCGGCATCAATATCGGGTCCCTGGGTTTCCTGACCTGCGCCGCTGCCACGGAGATCCCTCGGGCGGTCGAGAGCATCACTCGCAAGGATTATATCCTGAGCCAGCGAAGCCTTCTTTTGACGGAGTTGATTTCATCCGGCGGAAAAATCCGCAAGATGTATGGACTCAATGACGTCGTCATCAGCCGCGGCGAGCGATCCCAATTGGTGAAACTGCGCGTCAAGATCGATGGAGCGGAGCTGACGGACTACAATGCCGACGGCCTCATCATCGCGACCCCTACCGGGTCCACCGCCTATTCGCTTTCTGCGGGCGGGCCGATCCTCATGCCGGACTCGGGCGGCTTTGTCATTACTCCGATTTGTCCGCATGTGTTGACCAATCGGTCCACGGTCGTGAGCGATCGATCGATCATTACCAGCGAACTCATCGTAGCCGAGCACTCCGTCTTTGTGACGGTCGACGGGCAGGGGAATCACGCCATGCATCTGGGCGACACCCTCCGCATCTCGCAAAGTGACCGACGTCTGCCTCTTGTGATGCTCCCGGAGAAACTCTTTCCCGAGGTGCTGCGGCAGAAACTCAAGTGGAGCGGAAGCAACGTATGA
- a CDS encoding ABC transporter ATP-binding protein: protein MLRRKVGEIKAVDGVSFTIEPGQTVGLVGESGSGKTTVGRALLKLGPATSGEVYFEGRNILPLNERQFRPLRRQMQMIFQDPFGSLNPRLTCGSIIGEALTTHFKEMTATQRRARISDLLTQVGLKPEMASRYPHEFSGGQRQRIGIARALAVEPKFIVCDEAVSALDVSVQAQIVNLLMDLQEKLGIAYLFIAHDLAVVQHISDHVLVMHHGRIVESASSDAIYSRPQHEYTKTLLAAVPQLA from the coding sequence TTGCTTCGGCGCAAAGTGGGCGAGATCAAGGCGGTGGACGGCGTTTCCTTTACCATCGAACCGGGCCAGACGGTTGGTCTCGTGGGCGAGAGCGGGAGTGGCAAGACCACAGTCGGGCGTGCCCTGCTGAAACTCGGTCCGGCGACCTCGGGGGAGGTGTATTTTGAGGGGCGAAATATCCTGCCCCTGAATGAACGGCAGTTTCGGCCCCTGCGTCGCCAGATGCAGATGATCTTTCAGGACCCATTTGGGTCGCTCAATCCGCGTCTGACCTGCGGATCGATCATCGGCGAGGCCTTGACCACGCATTTTAAGGAGATGACGGCTACCCAGCGCCGCGCTCGTATTTCCGACCTGCTGACCCAGGTGGGATTGAAACCCGAGATGGCTTCCCGGTATCCGCATGAGTTCAGCGGGGGGCAGCGGCAGCGGATCGGTATCGCGCGTGCTTTGGCGGTTGAACCCAAGTTCATCGTCTGCGACGAAGCGGTGAGCGCGCTCGATGTGAGCGTTCAGGCGCAGATCGTGAATCTCCTCATGGATTTGCAGGAAAAGCTCGGTATCGCCTATCTGTTCATCGCGCACGATCTCGCGGTGGTTCAGCATATCAGCGACCATGTGCTCGTGATGCATCACGGTCGCATCGTGGAGTCCGCATCTTCAGACGCGATCTATTCACGCCCCCAGCACGAATACACGAAAACCCTGCTGGCCGCAGTGCCGCAGCTGGCGTAA
- a CDS encoding PTS sugar transporter subunit IIA, giving the protein MTPISDVLQPDHVNLALSAKSKAEAVEAVLSKLNGDPRVTNFAQLEEAVKARNAPAISENGWGICLAHGRTDSVTELVMAAGRVTPGFSCRDVRDPVRLVFVAGIPSAFDSEYLRIVGAIARICRDRHQFERLLAAKTPEDFIHLLGAAEVKL; this is encoded by the coding sequence ATGACACCCATTTCTGACGTTCTGCAGCCCGATCATGTGAATCTTGCGCTGTCTGCAAAATCAAAGGCGGAGGCGGTGGAGGCAGTACTCTCCAAACTCAACGGCGATCCCCGGGTGACAAACTTTGCCCAGTTGGAGGAAGCGGTCAAAGCCCGCAATGCTCCGGCTATTTCCGAGAACGGGTGGGGGATTTGCCTCGCTCACGGCCGGACCGACAGCGTGACGGAGCTTGTGATGGCTGCGGGCCGGGTGACTCCTGGTTTTAGCTGTCGGGATGTGAGAGACCCTGTTCGCCTCGTTTTCGTGGCGGGAATCCCCAGCGCCTTCGACTCGGAGTACCTGCGTATCGTAGGGGCGATCGCCCGTATTTGCCGCGACCGCCACCAGTTTGAACGACTCCTCGCCGCCAAAACTCCCGAGGATTTCATCCATTTGCTCGGCGCGGCGGAGGTCAAATTGTGA
- a CDS encoding TlyA family RNA methyltransferase: MSSKIRLDNLLVARQFFPSREKAQRSIMAGQVYVAGQKAAKPGQQVPQHVEIEVRGGEKYVGRGGLKLEGALDFFRIDPTGRVAVDVGASTGGFTDCLLQRGALRVHALDVGHGQLDWSLRTDPRVKVYEGFNARNLKAGDLGEPVDLAVADVSFISLTLILPALFALLAPPGDMIVLIKPQFELSPDKVGKGGVVREALYHEEAVARIRDFVAQHGKCWHGVTTSPIKGREGNVEFLAHLSL; the protein is encoded by the coding sequence ATGTCGTCAAAAATACGCCTCGATAACCTCTTGGTGGCGAGGCAATTTTTTCCATCTCGCGAAAAAGCACAGAGATCCATCATGGCCGGGCAGGTCTACGTGGCTGGGCAAAAAGCAGCCAAGCCGGGCCAGCAGGTGCCCCAGCATGTGGAAATCGAGGTGCGTGGTGGAGAAAAATATGTCGGTCGAGGCGGATTGAAGCTCGAGGGGGCGCTTGATTTTTTTCGAATCGATCCCACCGGTCGAGTGGCGGTGGATGTCGGAGCCTCGACCGGGGGATTTACGGACTGCCTCTTGCAGAGAGGGGCATTACGGGTTCACGCCCTTGATGTGGGCCATGGCCAGCTCGACTGGTCCCTGCGTACGGACCCTCGAGTGAAGGTTTACGAGGGATTCAACGCCCGCAACCTGAAGGCCGGGGACCTTGGCGAGCCGGTCGACCTGGCGGTGGCGGACGTGAGCTTCATCTCGTTGACGTTGATCCTGCCTGCGCTGTTTGCCCTGCTTGCGCCTCCGGGCGACATGATCGTGCTCATCAAGCCGCAGTTTGAGCTTTCGCCGGACAAGGTCGGCAAAGGTGGAGTGGTCCGGGAAGCGCTGTATCACGAGGAGGCGGTGGCACGCATCCGTGACTTTGTAGCCCAGCACGGCAAATGCTGGCATGGCGTCACGACTTCGCCTATCAAGGGCCGCGAGGGGAATGTCGAGTTCCTCGCTCATTTATCTTTGTGA
- a CDS encoding glycogen/starch/alpha-glucan phosphorylase, whose translation MSQFQSALDTSIPGLKRLIQTHLKFSLARDASTATKRDWWLATCKAAQSVVVERMIATQAVHHNSNAKRVYYLSLEFLMGRLFSNTIYSAGIMENMVHALEELGLDFEELRSEEYDMGLGNGGLGRLAACFLDSLATLDLPAIGYGIHYQYGLFKQEFRNGYQVELPDAWMRDGTPWEIVRPEHATEIKVYGYVENVFDDRGNYVSRWNGWKKLLGIPYDIPIPGYGTNTVNYLRLWESRAAEDFDFEAFNRGGYDEAVREKNHSETISKVLYPNDKTESGKELRLLQQYFFVACSLKDIIRRFRKTNEDWSEFPEKVAIQLNDTHPAVAIVEMMRLLLDEYSMSWGPAWELVTKTFAYTNHTLLPEALEKWSVGLFQKVLPRHLQIIFEINKLFLDEVEARWPGDTTKKQILSLIEEGPTQMVRMAHLSVVGSHSVNGVAALHTELLKKELFPEFDALYPGKFNNKTNGITPRRWLLACNPRLSDLITSKIGHGWERNLDKLRELEAFADNEEFKSAFMHVKHANKVDLARIIKESCDVSVDPSALFDVQIKRLHEYKRQHLNLLHILALYRRLLQDPSLDITPRVFVFAAKAAPGYDLAKCIIKAINSVGKVINNDKRINDRLKVVFLPNYRVSLAQRIVPAADLSEQISTAGKEASGTGNMKLALNGALTIGTLDGANVEIREEVGDDNIFIFGMTVEEVNALWARGYNPQDYYNADEELRAVVDWVGSNYFTPDEPHGVLSMLRDNLYYSDPFLCLPDFRSYSDAQKRVDAAFRDKDKWAKMAILNTARVGKFSSDRTIMEYAKEIWKLDQKPF comes from the coding sequence ATGAGCCAGTTCCAATCCGCTCTCGATACTTCCATTCCCGGCCTGAAACGGCTGATCCAAACCCACCTCAAGTTTAGCCTGGCTCGAGACGCCTCGACGGCCACGAAGCGCGACTGGTGGCTCGCAACCTGCAAAGCTGCACAGAGTGTCGTAGTGGAGCGAATGATCGCCACGCAGGCGGTGCATCACAACAGCAACGCCAAGCGGGTGTACTATTTGTCCCTCGAGTTTCTCATGGGACGCCTGTTTTCCAACACGATCTACAGCGCGGGCATCATGGAGAACATGGTTCACGCGCTCGAGGAACTGGGACTCGATTTTGAAGAACTCCGCAGCGAGGAGTACGACATGGGCCTCGGTAACGGCGGTCTCGGTCGCCTCGCCGCCTGCTTTCTGGATTCCCTAGCCACACTCGACCTTCCGGCCATCGGCTATGGCATCCATTACCAGTACGGACTCTTCAAGCAGGAGTTCCGCAATGGCTACCAGGTGGAACTGCCCGATGCCTGGATGCGCGACGGAACGCCTTGGGAGATCGTGCGTCCGGAGCACGCCACCGAGATCAAGGTCTACGGCTACGTCGAGAATGTCTTCGACGACCGCGGCAACTACGTATCCCGCTGGAACGGCTGGAAAAAGCTGCTTGGAATCCCTTACGATATTCCGATCCCCGGGTACGGCACAAATACCGTCAATTACCTGCGGCTATGGGAATCTCGTGCGGCCGAGGATTTCGATTTCGAGGCCTTCAATCGCGGGGGCTACGACGAAGCGGTGCGCGAAAAGAACCACAGCGAAACCATCTCCAAGGTCCTTTATCCGAACGACAAGACCGAGAGCGGCAAGGAACTGCGCCTGCTCCAGCAGTATTTCTTCGTCGCATGTTCGCTGAAAGACATCATTCGCCGTTTCCGCAAGACGAATGAGGACTGGAGCGAATTCCCGGAAAAAGTCGCGATCCAGCTCAACGACACCCATCCGGCGGTTGCGATCGTCGAGATGATGCGCCTGCTGCTCGACGAGTACAGCATGTCCTGGGGACCGGCGTGGGAACTGGTCACGAAGACCTTCGCCTACACAAACCACACCCTTCTGCCGGAGGCGTTGGAAAAGTGGAGCGTCGGCCTGTTTCAGAAGGTACTGCCGCGCCATCTGCAGATCATTTTCGAGATCAACAAGCTCTTCCTCGACGAGGTGGAGGCCAGATGGCCGGGAGATACCACCAAGAAGCAGATCCTTTCGCTCATCGAGGAAGGCCCGACCCAGATGGTCCGCATGGCCCACCTTTCGGTCGTGGGCAGCCACTCCGTCAACGGCGTTGCCGCTCTGCACACGGAGTTGCTGAAGAAGGAGCTGTTTCCGGAATTTGACGCCCTTTACCCGGGCAAGTTCAACAACAAGACCAACGGCATCACGCCCCGCCGGTGGCTGCTCGCCTGCAACCCGCGCCTCAGCGACCTGATCACATCCAAGATCGGCCATGGCTGGGAGCGCAATCTCGACAAGCTGCGCGAACTCGAAGCCTTTGCCGACAACGAGGAGTTCAAGTCGGCCTTCATGCACGTGAAGCATGCCAACAAGGTCGACCTCGCCCGGATCATCAAGGAGTCCTGCGATGTCTCGGTCGATCCATCGGCGCTCTTTGATGTCCAGATCAAGCGCCTCCACGAGTACAAGCGCCAGCACCTGAACCTCCTGCACATCCTCGCCCTTTATCGCAGGCTGCTCCAGGATCCGTCGCTGGACATCACCCCGCGCGTGTTTGTCTTCGCCGCCAAGGCGGCTCCGGGTTACGACCTGGCGAAATGCATCATCAAGGCGATCAACTCGGTCGGCAAGGTGATCAACAACGACAAGCGCATCAACGACCGCCTCAAGGTCGTCTTCCTGCCAAACTACCGTGTCTCGCTCGCGCAGCGCATCGTCCCGGCAGCCGACCTCTCCGAGCAAATCTCAACCGCAGGCAAGGAAGCCTCGGGAACAGGCAATATGAAGCTCGCCCTCAACGGCGCGCTCACGATCGGCACGCTCGATGGCGCGAACGTGGAGATCCGCGAGGAAGTCGGCGACGACAACATCTTCATCTTCGGCATGACCGTGGAGGAGGTCAACGCCCTCTGGGCTCGCGGGTATAATCCGCAGGATTACTACAACGCCGACGAGGAGTTGCGCGCGGTGGTCGACTGGGTGGGCTCCAACTACTTCACCCCCGACGAACCGCACGGCGTCCTCAGCATGCTCCGGGACAATCTCTACTACAGCGATCCGTTCCTCTGCCTGCCGGACTTCCGCTCCTACAGCGATGCCCAGAAACGGGTCGACGCCGCCTTCCGCGACAAGGACAAGTGGGCCAAGATGGCCATCCTCAACACCGCGCGAGTGGGCAAATTCTCCAGCGATCGCACGATCATGGAGTACGCGAAGGAAATCTGGAAACTCGACCAGAAGCCGTTCTAA
- a CDS encoding acyl carrier protein, with protein MPDSDLTSRIKKMLVESLMLKVSPDDIGDDTPLFSPEGLALDSIDALELAVSLEKNFGVATPSSEVAREAFVSVNTIASYVTAKQQA; from the coding sequence ATGCCAGATTCCGACCTGACCTCCCGCATCAAGAAAATGCTCGTTGAAAGCCTGATGTTGAAGGTATCGCCCGACGACATCGGGGATGACACCCCTTTGTTCAGCCCGGAAGGCCTCGCTCTCGACTCGATCGATGCTCTGGAACTCGCCGTTAGTCTGGAAAAGAACTTCGGCGTCGCCACTCCGAGCTCCGAGGTCGCCCGGGAGGCTTTCGTCAGTGTAAACACGATCGCTTCCTACGTGACGGCCAAGCAGCAGGCTTAA
- the rodA gene encoding rod shape-determining protein RodA, producing the protein MNWFVMLLMTALLAYGVYSIYSATWMRNENYWSSQLIWIGICLPVFFVTALIDYRWIRFGAVPIYVLGILGLVATMVIGEERYGAKSWLDLKVMSFQPSQLAIVAGIMTLAVYLEASRRTMPILRILACGAIVGAPWLMILIQPDLGSCIVWVPVLLAMMFIGGIPKRWLAAMLIIGVALVPLVVHFGLKPYQYARITTFLNPDLDPQGDGWNINQSLIAIGSGGFYGKGFKAPNTQNELGFLPVTIVHNDFIFSVMGEQHGFIGGVILIGVLALLFVGILHIGMEASDDLGRLLSIGILLLLFTHTFMNIGMTISVTPITGLPLPFVSYGGSFLLITLFSMGLLQSIWIHRKVVR; encoded by the coding sequence ATGAACTGGTTCGTCATGTTGCTCATGACGGCCCTGCTAGCCTATGGCGTTTATTCGATCTATAGCGCCACCTGGATGCGCAATGAGAACTATTGGTCGTCCCAGCTCATCTGGATCGGCATCTGTCTCCCTGTCTTCTTCGTTACGGCGCTCATCGATTATCGCTGGATCCGCTTTGGGGCGGTGCCCATCTACGTGTTGGGCATCCTGGGGCTGGTGGCGACGATGGTGATCGGCGAGGAGCGCTACGGAGCCAAAAGCTGGCTCGACCTGAAGGTCATGAGCTTCCAGCCCTCTCAGCTTGCCATCGTGGCAGGAATCATGACGCTGGCGGTGTACCTTGAGGCGTCGCGCAGGACGATGCCGATCCTGCGCATCCTCGCCTGCGGAGCCATCGTGGGCGCTCCGTGGCTGATGATTCTCATCCAGCCCGATCTGGGGTCCTGCATTGTCTGGGTGCCGGTTCTGCTCGCCATGATGTTCATCGGTGGCATCCCGAAGCGCTGGCTTGCGGCCATGTTGATCATCGGCGTGGCCTTGGTGCCTCTCGTGGTCCATTTTGGACTTAAGCCCTACCAATACGCCCGTATCACTACGTTCCTGAATCCCGACCTTGATCCCCAGGGCGACGGCTGGAATATCAACCAATCTCTCATCGCCATAGGCTCCGGCGGCTTTTATGGCAAGGGCTTCAAAGCCCCCAATACCCAGAATGAGCTGGGTTTTCTCCCCGTCACCATCGTCCACAACGACTTCATCTTCTCCGTCATGGGAGAGCAGCATGGATTCATTGGCGGCGTGATCCTGATCGGCGTGCTTGCTCTCTTATTTGTGGGCATCCTGCACATCGGCATGGAGGCGAGTGACGATCTCGGGCGATTATTGTCGATAGGCATTCTGCTGCTGCTATTCACGCACACCTTCATGAATATCGGCATGACGATCTCCGTGACGCCGATTACCGGCTTACCTTTGCCATTTGTGAGCTACGGTGGCTCCTTCCTGCTCATCACGCTCTTCAGCATGGGACTCCTCCAGAGCATCTGGATTCACCGCAAGGTGGTGCGATAG
- a CDS encoding aldo/keto reductase, whose amino-acid sequence MKYRTFRGTDIRVSEVGFGLWTVSTGWWGNYTDDEAVALMKEALDLGITLFDAADTYGNGRSEELIGKAFADRRDDIVIATKVGYDFVNHGEERRGQREIPQDFSPENIRRATEAALTRLKTDTIDLLQLHNIRFEQVEDDALWETLEDLRAAGKVKHYGVALGPAIGWLAEGVLTIRRRNPGVLQHIYNLLEQHPGKTIQDAARDAQADTMFLIRVPHSSGMLEGKYTAETVFPPNDHRSHRPKSWLTNGVKKVEQLRFLEKGGERTLGQAAIQWLLADDRVASVLPNIYNVEQLREFAAAADVAPLSSEELARIEALVKANFGLEPEEGRYKGTMELPAEATA is encoded by the coding sequence ATGAAGTACCGCACATTCCGAGGCACGGACATACGTGTGAGCGAAGTTGGATTTGGTCTCTGGACGGTTTCCACCGGTTGGTGGGGCAACTATACGGATGACGAGGCGGTGGCATTGATGAAAGAGGCGCTGGATCTCGGGATCACCCTCTTTGATGCGGCAGATACCTACGGAAATGGCCGCAGTGAGGAACTCATCGGCAAGGCTTTCGCAGATCGTCGTGATGACATCGTCATCGCGACGAAGGTGGGCTACGATTTTGTGAATCATGGGGAAGAACGTCGCGGTCAGCGCGAGATCCCTCAGGATTTCAGCCCGGAGAACATCCGCCGTGCCACGGAGGCGGCCCTGACGCGCCTCAAGACCGACACCATTGATCTTCTGCAATTGCACAACATTCGTTTCGAGCAGGTGGAGGATGACGCTCTTTGGGAGACCCTCGAGGACCTGCGTGCCGCTGGAAAGGTGAAGCACTATGGCGTCGCTCTGGGACCCGCCATTGGCTGGCTCGCTGAAGGCGTCCTGACCATTCGGCGTCGCAATCCCGGTGTGCTCCAACACATTTACAATCTTCTTGAGCAGCATCCGGGCAAGACCATCCAGGATGCGGCGCGCGATGCACAGGCAGACACGATGTTCCTGATCCGCGTTCCACACTCTTCCGGCATGCTGGAGGGCAAATACACTGCCGAGACGGTATTCCCTCCGAATGACCATCGCAGCCATCGCCCCAAGTCCTGGCTCACGAACGGCGTCAAGAAAGTCGAGCAGCTTCGCTTCCTGGAAAAAGGAGGAGAGCGTACGCTCGGCCAGGCGGCCATCCAGTGGCTGCTTGCTGATGATCGCGTCGCTTCCGTGCTGCCGAATATCTACAATGTCGAGCAGCTGCGGGAGTTTGCCGCTGCTGCCGATGTGGCTCCGCTTTCTTCCGAGGAACTGGCGCGCATCGAGGCGTTGGTGAAGGCGAATTTCGGCCTGGAACCTGAGGAGGGGCGCTACAAGGGAACCATGGAGCTGCCCGCGGAAGCCACCGCGTGA
- a CDS encoding HAD hydrolase-like protein, whose protein sequence is MKHWAHRVFGRRKPKPPVVVAPKVIVFDFDGTLADTFEIAFEILNKLADEFRFRKLSREELEHARDMRTRELMKFLGVSPTKLSRIGSRGTAALHGQIDRVVPLPGIPELVRELHRRQFALGIITSNSEDNVRTFLRNHDLEIFQFVRSSSKLLGKAREIRQVMKDFRFAHGDMLFVGDETRDIEAAHKAGIPMAAVSWGYNSRRSLEGMKPGRLYDKPESLLDILEKPGQLLDIPIGHPTKE, encoded by the coding sequence GTGAAGCATTGGGCACATCGGGTCTTTGGACGTCGCAAGCCAAAGCCCCCTGTCGTCGTCGCTCCCAAGGTCATCGTTTTCGATTTTGATGGCACTCTGGCAGATACGTTCGAGATCGCCTTCGAGATCCTGAACAAGCTGGCGGACGAGTTTCGCTTCCGCAAGCTCAGCAGGGAGGAACTCGAGCATGCGCGCGACATGCGCACGCGGGAGTTGATGAAATTCCTGGGTGTGTCACCGACGAAGCTGAGTCGCATCGGCTCCCGCGGCACTGCGGCACTCCATGGGCAGATCGACCGGGTGGTTCCCTTGCCGGGCATTCCTGAACTGGTGAGGGAATTGCATCGTCGGCAGTTTGCGCTCGGAATCATCACGTCCAATAGTGAGGACAATGTCCGTACCTTTCTTCGCAATCACGATCTCGAGATCTTTCAGTTCGTGCGTAGCTCCTCGAAGCTGCTTGGAAAGGCGCGGGAGATTCGTCAGGTAATGAAGGACTTCCGGTTTGCGCATGGAGACATGCTTTTCGTCGGAGATGAGACTCGCGACATCGAGGCGGCGCACAAGGCCGGAATTCCCATGGCGGCAGTCAGCTGGGGATATAACAGCCGTCGCTCGCTCGAGGGGATGAAACCCGGAAGGCTTTACGATAAGCCGGAGAGTCTGCTGGATATCCTGGAAAAGCCGGGCCAGCTCCTCGACATTCCGATAGGGCATCCCACCAAGGAATAG